A single region of the Thermococcus zilligii AN1 genome encodes:
- a CDS encoding restriction endonuclease gives MPWSADLIVRLPKDLLLNSISELLGRMGFKNYEKVSNESEWGADIVAIREDPIAGTEKLILLVHDRGLASSKDVNVFAQSIERHKAHKGVLVSPAGFTKDAKLLISQDYLGRIIPWDGEKLASLLNNYSVNVPEGAEKFFTPEKEEKEETLEEFELDAPLLYDFSHSELMKRVSEHLTRNYPVSPDEIELVSLSLELSTAYIVSWELTGAEKESGKAIIFSKDDVVLNAEEDRELSTPLKKALLDGRAVIRATERRIQNPVSPGEVALILKGLVAEKRGVSENHVSIADRRKVYLPAMALMELRIGENRGEVRVNLRTGGIDVSLEPLPQEYFLEKARDIVEKETGEKPEEINVKTGERKLKVLGRTRRFSFEVIFNPYTGKLVGLETLMSDEALEELLKSLYPSGKVLSLEKTKKEAVADLLVEGGIVVVGVNLRNGEAREVRSLPSPAEAFERAKKFVEGNFPVSGLEPKEYRVIEHKCLEITLAGEAGVAKVKIDGATGDVLDYYVVVSPGRAGELVLGRYPGYTIKNISEENDNYVVEIEDNEREVKVLISKDGKMLKEKDRVLKRELAEKIAEEEAKKIDPEAKVEPLVLSDNWTAEFTGVTKVGTLTLERSTGRILKVEARFTERALEDLYHRHLRGKYGEDNLNTERITHYKDRGYMNIKVSGGEYIYYARLDTKTGETIEEDRVPKKGLTARIKQMQLEGKYK, from the coding sequence ATGCCGTGGAGCGCGGATCTCATCGTGAGACTCCCAAAAGACCTCCTGTTAAACTCCATTTCGGAGCTTCTGGGGAGAATGGGGTTTAAGAACTACGAGAAGGTCTCAAATGAAAGTGAGTGGGGCGCAGACATAGTGGCCATCAGAGAAGACCCAATAGCGGGGACAGAGAAGCTTATCCTCCTGGTGCATGACAGGGGACTCGCAAGCTCCAAAGATGTCAACGTTTTCGCTCAGAGCATCGAGAGACACAAGGCCCACAAAGGAGTCCTGGTTTCGCCCGCTGGGTTCACCAAGGACGCCAAACTCCTGATATCACAGGACTACCTCGGCAGGATCATCCCCTGGGATGGAGAAAAACTTGCATCCCTGCTGAACAATTACAGTGTTAACGTCCCTGAGGGGGCTGAAAAGTTTTTTACTCCTGAGAAGGAAGAGAAGGAGGAGACACTGGAGGAATTCGAACTTGATGCGCCCCTGCTCTACGATTTCTCACATTCAGAACTCATGAAGAGAGTTTCAGAGCATCTGACCAGGAATTACCCGGTTTCACCGGATGAGATAGAACTCGTTTCCCTTTCGCTGGAACTTTCCACCGCTTACATTGTCTCCTGGGAGCTCACGGGGGCGGAAAAAGAGAGTGGAAAGGCCATAATCTTCTCAAAGGACGATGTCGTGCTGAACGCCGAGGAGGACAGGGAACTTTCCACACCGCTGAAAAAAGCCCTTCTCGACGGGAGAGCGGTAATAAGAGCCACCGAGAGACGGATACAGAACCCGGTAAGTCCCGGCGAAGTTGCCCTGATCCTGAAAGGCCTCGTGGCCGAAAAGAGGGGAGTTTCAGAAAATCACGTATCAATAGCCGACAGAAGGAAGGTTTATCTGCCGGCAATGGCCCTTATGGAGCTCAGGATCGGAGAAAACAGGGGAGAGGTCAGGGTGAACCTCAGAACCGGCGGGATAGACGTTTCACTGGAACCGCTACCTCAAGAATACTTTCTGGAAAAGGCGAGGGATATCGTTGAGAAAGAAACCGGAGAAAAGCCTGAAGAGATCAACGTCAAAACTGGCGAGAGAAAACTTAAAGTCCTGGGCAGGACGAGACGCTTTTCATTTGAGGTTATTTTCAATCCCTACACAGGAAAGCTGGTTGGACTTGAAACTTTAATGAGCGATGAGGCCCTGGAAGAGCTTCTAAAGTCTCTTTATCCATCCGGAAAAGTTCTGTCCCTTGAAAAAACCAAAAAAGAAGCCGTTGCAGACCTACTCGTAGAGGGGGGAATAGTTGTCGTCGGGGTAAATCTGAGGAACGGGGAGGCCAGGGAAGTCAGGAGCCTTCCATCACCCGCTGAAGCCTTTGAAAGGGCCAAGAAGTTTGTGGAGGGCAACTTTCCGGTTTCAGGCCTTGAACCTAAGGAATACAGGGTTATCGAGCACAAATGCCTGGAGATAACCCTTGCGGGAGAAGCTGGGGTTGCAAAGGTTAAAATAGACGGCGCAACCGGGGATGTTCTTGACTACTACGTTGTTGTATCCCCCGGGAGAGCCGGGGAGCTCGTTCTCGGGAGGTATCCCGGGTACACTATAAAGAACATTTCCGAGGAAAATGACAACTACGTTGTGGAAATAGAGGACAACGAGAGAGAGGTTAAAGTGTTAATAAGCAAGGATGGTAAGATGCTGAAGGAAAAGGACAGGGTTCTGAAGAGAGAACTCGCCGAAAAAATAGCGGAGGAAGAAGCCAAAAAAATCGACCCTGAGGCCAAGGTGGAACCCCTCGTGCTCTCGGATAATTGGACGGCAGAGTTCACCGGGGTGACGAAGGTTGGAACGCTGACCCTCGAGAGGAGCACCGGACGGATTTTAAAGGTAGAGGCCAGGTTCACTGAGAGGGCCCTTGAGGATCTGTACCACAGGCATCTCCGGGGAAAGTACGGTGAGGATAACCTGAACACGGAGAGAATAACCCACTACAAGGACAGGGGTTACATGAACATAAAGGTATCGGGCGGTGAGTACATCTACTACGCCAGGCTGGACACAAAAACCGGAGAAACCATAGAAGAGGACAGAGTGCCCAAGAAAGGACTGACGGCCAGGATAAAGCAGATGCAGCTTGAGGGGAAGTACAAATGA
- a CDS encoding HD domain-containing protein, giving the protein MEGKIVHDGIHGSMKISGVILDLVKTPEFQRLRHIKQLGLAYLVYPGANHTRFEHSLGAWNVAKRLSGELNLEKDEGLILEIAALLHDIGHGPFSHTFESIYQHYVKEHDHMHLGQDIILGKIDITDGNGGGRIPGILEENGISPEEVSSLILGKHPKRYLGQALHGDVDVDQIDYLIRDAHYTGVAHGIIDMERLLKVLTVHNGELVVEEKGLEAVEGMMVARSLMYSRVYFHHTVKIAEGMLTRALEFALEEGNLWDFWKMVDCRVLVELEDLEGFPSEIVKRIKYRDLYKAAVLESAESLDQEEKRTLLSAYRDVKKRQEIERALADAVGAKEGEVILEFSVADLMLSEPRLKATEIGVLLENGDVQPLAKVTPLANALKRRQTPRWAVMIASPAKYVSALRGVWKRVIFG; this is encoded by the coding sequence ATGGAAGGAAAAATAGTCCATGACGGGATTCACGGGAGCATGAAGATCTCGGGCGTCATCCTTGATCTCGTTAAAACGCCTGAGTTCCAGAGGCTGAGACACATAAAACAGCTTGGCCTTGCCTATCTGGTTTACCCCGGGGCAAACCACACCCGTTTCGAGCACTCCCTCGGAGCCTGGAACGTTGCTAAAAGGCTAAGCGGTGAGCTGAACCTGGAGAAGGACGAAGGGCTGATCCTTGAGATAGCCGCCCTCCTCCACGACATCGGGCACGGGCCATTCAGCCACACCTTTGAGAGCATCTACCAGCACTACGTAAAGGAGCACGACCACATGCACCTGGGCCAGGACATAATCCTCGGCAAAATCGACATAACCGATGGGAATGGCGGCGGGAGGATACCCGGGATCCTCGAAGAAAACGGAATCTCACCGGAGGAGGTTTCCAGCCTGATACTCGGAAAGCACCCGAAGAGATATCTCGGCCAGGCCCTCCACGGCGACGTCGATGTCGACCAGATAGATTACCTCATCCGCGATGCCCACTACACAGGCGTTGCCCACGGGATAATTGACATGGAGAGACTCCTCAAGGTTCTCACGGTTCATAACGGAGAACTTGTGGTTGAAGAGAAGGGCCTTGAGGCCGTTGAGGGAATGATGGTGGCGCGCTCCCTCATGTATTCCCGCGTCTACTTCCACCATACAGTGAAGATAGCCGAGGGAATGCTGACCAGGGCCCTGGAGTTTGCCCTTGAGGAGGGCAACCTCTGGGACTTCTGGAAGATGGTAGACTGCAGAGTCCTGGTAGAGCTGGAGGACCTCGAAGGATTCCCCTCGGAGATTGTAAAGAGGATAAAATACCGCGACCTCTACAAAGCAGCCGTTCTTGAGAGTGCGGAGTCCCTCGATCAGGAAGAAAAGAGAACCCTGTTGTCGGCCTATAGAGACGTTAAGAAGCGCCAGGAAATTGAAAGAGCCCTGGCAGACGCTGTTGGGGCTAAAGAGGGGGAGGTTATCCTTGAGTTCAGTGTAGCCGACCTGATGCTGAGCGAACCAAGGCTTAAGGCGACTGAAATAGGGGTTCTCCTTGAGAACGGCGATGTCCAGCCGCTGGCGAAGGTTACACCTCTGGCCAACGCCCTTAAGAGGCGCCAGACACCGAGGTGGGCGGTTATGATAGCCTCACCTGCCAAGTACGTCAGCGCCCTGAGGGGGGTCTGGAAGAGGGTCATCTTCGGCTGA
- a CDS encoding phosphoglycerate kinase, producing MFRLGDLPHGERTVFLRVDLNSPVEGGKITSDARFREVIPTIKHLLNEGAKLVIATHQGRPYDGDYTTTEEHAEILGKLLGGEVEYVEDIFGRYARERISSLKAGEALMLENLRFAAEEAFYKPLEECERTFFVKKLAPLIDNVVNDAFASAHRSQPSLVGFARLKPMAMGLLMEREVTALGKAYETGERPRVYVLGGAKVDDSLKVAENVLRSGRADLILTGGLVGQVFTLAKGFNLGNANIEFLAKKGLLELVDWAERILNEFYPLIRTPVDFAIDHRGERLEVDLLSEEMRLLDHYPIMDIGSRTVEKYREILLNAGTIVANGPMGVFEREEFAVGTVGVFRSIGESRAFSVVGGGHSITGIQKYGIEGISHISTGGGAMLSFFAGEKLPVLEALRISYDKFREKGH from the coding sequence ATGTTCAGGTTAGGTGATCTCCCTCACGGGGAACGAACCGTGTTTCTGAGGGTCGATCTGAACTCGCCAGTCGAAGGCGGGAAGATAACCAGTGATGCCCGCTTCCGTGAAGTCATTCCAACGATTAAACACCTCCTGAATGAGGGAGCAAAGCTTGTCATAGCCACCCACCAGGGCAGGCCTTACGACGGAGATTACACGACGACGGAAGAGCACGCCGAAATACTGGGCAAGCTTCTGGGAGGGGAGGTGGAATACGTTGAGGACATCTTTGGGAGATACGCCCGCGAGCGTATAAGCTCACTGAAGGCGGGAGAAGCGCTTATGCTCGAAAACCTCAGGTTCGCCGCGGAGGAGGCCTTCTACAAGCCGCTCGAAGAGTGCGAGAGAACGTTCTTTGTAAAAAAACTGGCCCCACTGATTGACAATGTGGTAAACGATGCCTTCGCCTCCGCCCACAGGAGTCAGCCCTCCCTGGTGGGCTTTGCCCGCCTAAAACCAATGGCCATGGGGCTTTTGATGGAAAGGGAGGTAACGGCCCTCGGGAAAGCCTACGAAACGGGGGAAAGGCCAAGGGTGTACGTCCTCGGAGGGGCTAAGGTTGACGATTCGCTTAAGGTTGCGGAAAACGTCCTCAGAAGTGGAAGGGCCGACCTTATTTTGACCGGAGGGCTTGTGGGCCAGGTCTTCACCCTGGCAAAGGGCTTCAATCTCGGCAACGCGAACATTGAGTTCCTGGCAAAGAAGGGCCTTCTCGAGCTCGTCGATTGGGCCGAGAGAATACTCAATGAGTTTTACCCCCTGATAAGAACCCCGGTCGATTTTGCAATTGACCATAGGGGGGAGAGACTTGAAGTCGACCTGCTGAGCGAGGAAATGAGACTGCTTGACCACTACCCCATCATGGACATCGGCTCCAGAACCGTTGAGAAGTACAGGGAGATACTGCTTAACGCAGGAACCATCGTGGCAAACGGGCCCATGGGAGTGTTTGAGAGGGAGGAATTTGCTGTGGGAACCGTCGGAGTTTTCCGTTCCATTGGAGAGAGCAGGGCCTTCAGTGTCGTGGGAGGCGGCCACAGCATAACTGGCATTCAAAAGTACGGAATAGAGGGGATAAGCCATATCTCGACGGGAGGGGGTGCGATGCTAAGCTTCTTTGCTGGTGAAAAACTCCCGGTTCTGGAGGCGTTGAGAATAAGCTACGACAA